The following proteins come from a genomic window of Acidobacteriota bacterium:
- a CDS encoding DUF4390 domain-containing protein, translating to MVALICLATAPSGAADEASISYLTVEVDGNRAILDFHLANAFDERFLERLRSGLPTGFVYQMELLKDRKRWYDRPLRRNSLQVVAMYDAVSREYLVNTKLDGKLVESRMVKELEDLEDEMTKVFDLPAFALDNLPRSWRLLVRVRAELGSKTILSIIPSTIHTDWRESRKFRTKNVLADGA from the coding sequence GTGGTCGCACTGATCTGTCTCGCCACGGCCCCTTCCGGGGCCGCCGACGAGGCTTCCATCTCCTACTTGACAGTCGAGGTCGACGGCAATCGGGCGATCCTCGACTTCCACCTCGCCAACGCCTTCGACGAGCGCTTCCTGGAGCGCTTGCGCAGTGGTTTGCCGACCGGCTTCGTCTATCAGATGGAGCTGCTCAAGGATCGCAAGCGCTGGTACGACCGGCCGCTGCGCCGCAACAGCCTGCAGGTGGTGGCGATGTACGACGCCGTGTCGCGCGAGTACCTGGTCAACACCAAGCTCGACGGCAAGCTGGTGGAAAGCCGCATGGTCAAGGAACTCGAGGACCTCGAAGACGAGATGACTAAAGTCTTCGACCTGCCGGCCTTCGCCCTCGACAACCTGCCGCGTTCCTGGCGCTTGCTGGTGCGGGTGCGGGCCGAGCTGGGCTCGAAGACCATCCTGTCGATCATCCCCTCGACCATTCATACGGATTGGCGCGAATCGCGCAAATTCCGCACCAAGAACGTCCTGGCAGACGGCGCCTAG